A section of the Pseudovibrio sp. M1P-2-3 genome encodes:
- the nspC gene encoding carboxynorspermidine decarboxylase encodes MTQMMQTQAGGAGAFCSFDLNRVPSPCFVVDEASIERNLQILKDVGDRSGAHILSALKAFSMFSLAPLVSRYLEGTCASGFFEAKLGREYYDGEVATFCAGYKASDMDRIISLSDHLIFNSPAQKDRFLPSVKASGRAVSVGLRINPEHSEGEVPKYDPCAPCSRLGFPVSQLSNEVMDGVEGFHMHTLCEQGFEPLARTWAAVEEKLAPYVGQLKWLNFGGGHHITRADYDREALISFIKDLRERTGLEIYLEPGEAVALDAGILVGEVLDLPKNSVDLAITDISATCHMPDVIEAPYRPAMLHEVKQGHYYRFGGPSCLAGDVIGDYSRAKPLQIGDRIAFLDQAHYSMVKTNTFNGVPLPSIAIWNSKTDELRMIREFSYEDFLGRLS; translated from the coding sequence ATGACACAGATGATGCAGACACAGGCAGGCGGTGCGGGAGCGTTCTGCTCGTTTGACCTGAACCGCGTTCCATCCCCTTGCTTTGTAGTGGATGAAGCGTCGATTGAACGCAATCTGCAGATTTTGAAAGATGTGGGCGACCGTTCAGGCGCTCACATTCTCTCTGCATTGAAGGCGTTCTCCATGTTCTCGCTGGCCCCGTTGGTAAGCCGCTATCTGGAGGGAACCTGCGCCTCTGGCTTTTTCGAGGCAAAGCTTGGGCGGGAGTACTATGACGGTGAGGTTGCCACATTCTGCGCTGGCTACAAGGCGAGTGATATGGATAGGATTATTTCTCTGTCCGATCACTTGATTTTCAACTCACCTGCTCAAAAAGATCGTTTCCTGCCAAGTGTTAAGGCAAGCGGGCGAGCTGTGAGCGTTGGCCTGCGCATCAATCCAGAGCATTCTGAGGGGGAAGTTCCCAAGTACGACCCTTGTGCACCGTGTTCCCGTTTGGGCTTTCCTGTGTCTCAGCTCAGCAATGAGGTGATGGATGGTGTTGAAGGTTTTCACATGCACACCCTTTGCGAGCAGGGCTTTGAGCCTCTGGCCCGCACATGGGCAGCGGTTGAGGAAAAGCTGGCTCCGTACGTTGGGCAGTTGAAGTGGCTCAATTTTGGTGGTGGACACCATATCACCCGCGCTGACTACGACAGGGAAGCCTTGATCTCGTTCATCAAGGATCTGCGCGAGCGTACCGGCTTGGAAATCTACCTGGAGCCGGGAGAAGCGGTGGCACTGGATGCTGGAATTTTGGTTGGTGAAGTTCTGGACCTACCCAAAAATAGTGTAGATCTGGCCATCACCGATATCTCCGCTACCTGCCATATGCCAGATGTAATTGAGGCTCCTTACCGCCCGGCCATGCTGCATGAAGTGAAACAAGGGCACTACTACCGCTTTGGTGGTCCGTCCTGTCTGGCGGGTGACGTGATTGGCGATTATAGCCGTGCAAAGCCTTTGCAGATTGGTGATCGCATCGCGTTTTTGGATCAAGCTCACTATTCAATGGTAAAAACCAACACGTTTAATGGTGTGCCATTACCGTCCATAGCCATATGGAACAGCAAGACAGATGAGCTTCGCATGATCCGCGAGTTTTCCTATGAGGACTTTTTAGGACGACTTTCGTAA
- a CDS encoding carbohydrate porin translates to MKMHVYLSNSRRNLTLLSIAVACLFGASIGWADTYPFSDKATGDWNGVRARMVEAGITPLLFYDADLLSNPVGGQNQSAAYAASLLGELTFDLEKIIGSNGLSFHISVSWDQGRDLSQDDIGNYFIAAETYVDNVLRLAKVYFEQDLWHDNLQIKLGKIPVGDGFASDNFYANYVNAAVNPNPLSLQNDVPSFTSDPLANLGIQASVSSDTNLYLSAGVFNADPSVQAPHKHGLDFSMDLNRGVLMIGEFGYDVDYLEGQGRLPGHFAVGAFMDTGKYENLNNPENSSYKNFGYYVMGRQMVYQEHGEQGLSLWAVATLFPKQGINAVPFAAYGGLSYKGLFPTRDEDITAAAAYLAQFSEELEGQNFELVWEVNHRVQFTKWSYLTADLQYISNPSGRGDIDDAVVVGLEFLIDF, encoded by the coding sequence ATGAAAATGCATGTATACCTTTCAAACTCCAGACGTAATTTAACTCTTCTCTCCATTGCAGTTGCTTGTCTGTTTGGGGCTTCAATTGGGTGGGCAGATACATATCCTTTTTCTGACAAGGCGACAGGGGACTGGAATGGAGTGAGAGCCCGGATGGTCGAAGCGGGAATAACGCCTCTGTTATTTTATGACGCTGACTTACTGTCCAACCCCGTTGGCGGTCAGAACCAGAGCGCCGCATATGCTGCATCACTTCTTGGAGAGCTTACTTTTGATCTTGAAAAAATTATTGGAAGCAATGGTTTGAGTTTTCATATCTCCGTATCTTGGGATCAGGGAAGAGACCTTTCTCAGGATGATATTGGAAACTATTTTATAGCCGCAGAAACCTATGTAGATAATGTACTTCGCCTTGCAAAAGTCTATTTTGAACAGGACCTGTGGCATGATAACCTACAGATAAAGCTAGGAAAAATTCCTGTTGGAGATGGTTTTGCTTCCGATAATTTTTACGCAAACTATGTCAATGCGGCAGTGAATCCCAACCCTTTGAGCCTGCAAAATGATGTACCCTCATTCACGTCGGATCCACTTGCGAATTTGGGAATACAAGCGAGCGTCTCGTCAGATACCAACCTCTATTTAAGCGCGGGTGTTTTTAATGCCGACCCGAGTGTGCAAGCACCCCATAAACACGGTTTGGACTTCAGTATGGATTTGAACAGAGGTGTTTTGATGATCGGAGAGTTTGGGTATGACGTCGATTATCTTGAGGGACAGGGGAGACTTCCTGGCCATTTTGCAGTGGGAGCCTTTATGGATACGGGGAAATATGAGAATTTGAACAACCCTGAAAATAGCTCCTATAAAAACTTTGGCTACTACGTCATGGGCAGACAGATGGTCTATCAAGAGCATGGTGAACAAGGGCTTAGCCTTTGGGCGGTGGCAACGCTTTTTCCCAAACAAGGCATTAACGCAGTACCATTTGCGGCATATGGGGGGCTTTCCTATAAAGGGCTTTTCCCCACTCGGGACGAGGACATAACAGCCGCTGCTGCATACCTTGCTCAATTCAGTGAAGAGTTAGAAGGGCAGAATTTCGAACTGGTCTGGGAAGTAAATCACCGTGTGCAGTTCACGAAGTGGTCCTATTTAACAGCTGACCTACAGTATATCTCCAACCCGTCTGGTCGAGGGGATATTGATGATGCTGTCGTGGTGGGTCTGGAGTTCCTAATAGATTTTTAG
- a CDS encoding carbamoyltransferase C-terminal domain-containing protein, translating into MENGYYISVYSHVGNLEYLYDIALRHDHSISLWHKKGKAIDLVQVWELERFSGQKHHMQPFYDRRHFECFLQERLQPLGINLSQIKDIWGTPGLNTSPVDYWSGYGEFPQHNLAHLFSALMVNKRIFDTECIVALAVDGGPDNLEDTECRQKNYYTGAVTKQGEISLFSVPSAAPLWAFLRMHFGLKEGSLMALAGACNGKVIPANTPPPPIYTISDSIQADSWFKSTLVDLDRLCSAKNEVHFDTRFTPAESRAAMMTKLVQTYTEMELKQTIENALVAHNVNARECYLAMAGGAALNCPANTYLMNEFGFKGFLAPPCVNDSGLSMGLGLLRFYKDNKDFQFKLSSPYLGSMQGATVEELLKGGEYDQFIESTSQFTTSQFAEDLLAEPLVWFQGQGEVGPRALGHRSLLADPRFEKSREILNRIKQRQWWRPVAPIILESCMNDWFENSFPSPYMLQAFTVKPEKRHRVPAICHLNGTARAQTLTGDQNLELYQAIEAFYTRTGVPMLCNTSLNDRAEPILNSVEAAIVFALKKRLRVVYADGVRLELTNYSAYLKGRERTSSTRSFQPSPKLDLEQERKRVNPLGFSREELVLKQQNPRLRTFDHQDPQEQPKLRKLLRRIRAQFSKRVDFQFIDLFHDLGGTNISSLPEDSNRSDSFLNHLEEADG; encoded by the coding sequence GTGGAGAACGGCTACTATATTTCGGTTTATAGTCATGTTGGAAATCTGGAGTATCTTTATGATATTGCTCTACGTCATGACCATAGTATCAGCTTGTGGCATAAAAAGGGTAAAGCCATTGATCTGGTTCAGGTCTGGGAGCTGGAGCGGTTTTCGGGCCAGAAACATCACATGCAGCCCTTCTATGACCGGCGTCATTTTGAGTGCTTTTTGCAAGAGCGTCTTCAACCGCTCGGCATAAATCTTTCACAGATTAAAGACATTTGGGGCACCCCGGGCCTTAATACCAGCCCAGTGGATTATTGGAGCGGTTACGGAGAATTTCCGCAGCATAATCTCGCTCACCTGTTTAGTGCGCTCATGGTCAACAAACGAATTTTTGACACCGAGTGTATTGTGGCTCTTGCTGTTGATGGTGGGCCGGACAATCTTGAAGATACCGAATGCCGCCAAAAGAACTATTATACAGGGGCTGTGACCAAACAGGGTGAAATCTCACTTTTCTCTGTTCCGTCTGCAGCACCCCTTTGGGCATTTCTACGCATGCATTTTGGCTTGAAAGAAGGGAGTTTGATGGCACTTGCAGGAGCGTGCAACGGGAAAGTTATACCTGCAAATACTCCCCCTCCGCCCATTTATACAATTTCAGATTCTATTCAGGCCGACAGTTGGTTCAAATCGACACTAGTGGACCTAGATCGTCTTTGCTCTGCAAAGAACGAAGTCCACTTTGACACACGCTTTACGCCAGCTGAAAGCAGGGCAGCGATGATGACAAAACTGGTCCAGACTTATACCGAAATGGAGTTGAAACAGACTATCGAAAATGCTCTTGTCGCCCATAATGTGAATGCTCGTGAATGTTATCTGGCAATGGCAGGCGGAGCGGCCCTGAACTGTCCTGCCAATACTTACTTGATGAATGAATTCGGTTTTAAGGGGTTTCTCGCACCGCCTTGCGTTAACGATTCCGGGCTTTCTATGGGGTTGGGCCTGCTACGGTTTTATAAGGATAACAAAGACTTTCAATTCAAGTTGTCATCTCCATATTTGGGCTCAATGCAGGGAGCAACTGTAGAGGAGTTATTAAAGGGCGGAGAATACGACCAGTTTATTGAAAGCACGTCTCAATTTACAACAAGTCAATTCGCCGAGGATCTTCTTGCTGAGCCGCTGGTGTGGTTTCAAGGGCAAGGTGAAGTCGGCCCGCGCGCCCTTGGGCATCGCTCGCTTTTGGCGGATCCGCGATTTGAAAAAAGTAGGGAGATTTTAAACCGGATCAAACAACGGCAGTGGTGGCGTCCAGTTGCTCCAATCATTTTGGAGAGCTGTATGAACGACTGGTTTGAAAACTCATTCCCATCCCCATACATGCTCCAAGCATTTACTGTGAAGCCAGAGAAAAGGCACAGAGTTCCGGCAATCTGTCACTTAAATGGGACTGCTCGGGCGCAAACACTCACGGGCGATCAGAATTTGGAACTCTATCAGGCGATTGAGGCTTTTTATACGCGTACTGGTGTACCCATGCTTTGCAATACCTCACTCAATGATCGTGCTGAGCCGATCCTGAACAGCGTTGAGGCAGCCATTGTTTTTGCTTTAAAGAAAAGGTTGCGTGTTGTTTATGCCGACGGGGTTCGATTGGAGCTGACTAACTACAGTGCCTATCTTAAAGGACGTGAAAGGACGTCAAGTACAAGAAGTTTTCAGCCCTCTCCGAAACTTGATTTGGAGCAAGAGAGGAAACGCGTTAATCCGCTTGGCTTTAGCCGGGAAGAGCTGGTCCTAAAGCAGCAAAATCCACGCTTGCGGACTTTTGACCATCAAGACCCTCAGGAGCAACCGAAACTTCGCAAACTTCTTAGAAGGATCAGGGCGCAGTTTTCAAAACGAGTGGATTTTCAGTTTATAGATCTATTCCATGACTTAGGCGGCACAAATATTAGCTCCTTACCGGAGGATTCAAACAGATCGGATAGTTTTCTGAACCACTTGGAGGAGGCGGATGGATAA
- the speB gene encoding agmatinase: protein MTIFLDSELTEVERTEENARFCIIPMPLERTVSYGSGTQNGPAAIIEASSELERLCKGSEPCALGIHTEEAVNCSGPLPEVMERLAQRTQAAVLAGKVPVTLGGEHSLSYGAITGVSRALGQKVGIVQIDAHADLRIAYQGEKHSHASVMNLLVENGHSLAQFGVRALCQQEVDSRKEYDVFFMDAEELVCGNILDIELPEDFPELVYVSFDVDGLDPAFMPATGTPVPGGLAYYQSLRLVESALKGRRCVGIDVVELAPDGNAAWDFTAAQVTYRLMAAAAEK, encoded by the coding sequence ATGACTATCTTCCTTGATAGTGAACTGACAGAAGTTGAGCGCACTGAGGAAAATGCCCGCTTTTGTATCATTCCCATGCCTCTTGAGAGGACAGTTTCTTATGGCTCTGGAACACAGAATGGTCCAGCGGCGATTATCGAGGCAAGCAGCGAGCTAGAGCGCTTGTGTAAGGGCAGTGAGCCATGTGCATTAGGTATTCATACAGAAGAGGCCGTGAATTGCAGTGGCCCGCTGCCCGAAGTGATGGAGCGCCTCGCACAGCGCACGCAAGCCGCTGTTCTGGCAGGCAAAGTTCCTGTGACACTGGGCGGTGAACATTCCCTTTCATACGGAGCAATCACCGGTGTATCCCGTGCTCTTGGTCAAAAGGTCGGTATCGTACAAATCGATGCCCATGCGGATCTGCGCATTGCCTATCAAGGAGAGAAACACTCCCACGCCTCTGTCATGAACCTGTTGGTGGAAAATGGGCACTCTTTAGCTCAGTTCGGCGTGCGTGCTTTGTGCCAACAGGAAGTGGATAGCCGCAAAGAATATGATGTCTTCTTCATGGATGCGGAAGAACTGGTCTGCGGCAATATTCTGGATATCGAACTACCCGAGGACTTTCCGGAGCTGGTTTATGTGTCCTTTGATGTGGACGGTCTCGATCCCGCTTTCATGCCAGCAACAGGTACGCCGGTTCCAGGTGGTCTTGCCTACTATCAATCATTACGCTTGGTTGAAAGCGCTTTGAAAGGCCGCCGCTGTGTTGGGATCGATGTGGTGGAACTCGCCCCAGATGGCAATGCCGCATGGGACTTTACCGCAGCGCAGGTGACTTATCGCCTGATGGCTGCTGCGGCAGAGAAATAA
- a CDS encoding DUF1501 domain-containing protein: MSLCVSSRRQFLLGSASLAAWAFQPRIASALSNHDPRLLVLNLRGGMDGLGVVQPIGDPQFSIVRAKSMDVDHQLGAVIPLDNFFSLHPAMPTLGKLYNKGDVLFIHAVSTPYKSRSHFDAQDLLESGLPNLGASKSGWLNRAISTLPKGEGLPPKQGLALSSSLPLLLRGDARILSWMPPGFAPARQDTKQRLLNLYDRTDEAMHAAMEASIMLEEVTGGERAMLREMKAMHERAKGQSRTLFLTAQAATKLLLDPMGPRIGAMELEGWDTHVGGHHYSPRFIALLQRLDQVIGVLQRGLAPVWDQTVLCIMTEFGRTAEFNGTKGTDHGVGTLSILIGGAVKGGRVQTDWPGLRKEQLFEGRDLLPTTDIRSVFKGVLADHLGIPEKLLAQTVFPQSRNIAPMRDTIS; the protein is encoded by the coding sequence ATGTCCCTTTGTGTTTCCTCTCGCAGACAGTTCCTTCTGGGTTCAGCCTCTTTGGCAGCCTGGGCATTTCAGCCACGCATTGCTTCAGCTCTTTCCAATCATGACCCACGTCTGCTTGTGCTTAATCTGCGTGGTGGCATGGACGGCCTTGGTGTGGTGCAGCCAATTGGCGACCCCCAGTTTTCTATAGTAAGAGCCAAGTCTATGGATGTAGACCACCAGCTGGGCGCCGTTATACCTCTGGACAATTTCTTCTCGCTTCATCCTGCAATGCCCACCCTTGGCAAGCTTTATAACAAAGGCGATGTTCTGTTTATTCACGCAGTATCAACGCCCTATAAAAGCCGCTCCCATTTTGACGCTCAAGATTTACTGGAGTCCGGCCTGCCTAACTTGGGGGCCTCAAAGAGTGGATGGCTTAACCGCGCAATCTCCACCCTTCCAAAAGGAGAGGGATTACCTCCAAAACAAGGGCTTGCGCTCAGTTCATCCCTGCCACTACTTCTACGAGGAGATGCGCGCATTCTGTCTTGGATGCCGCCAGGATTTGCCCCCGCACGGCAAGACACCAAACAACGCCTTTTGAACCTTTATGACCGGACAGATGAAGCGATGCATGCTGCGATGGAAGCAAGTATCATGCTGGAGGAGGTTACGGGCGGTGAACGGGCTATGCTGCGAGAGATGAAAGCCATGCATGAACGCGCAAAGGGGCAAAGCCGCACCCTTTTTCTCACCGCGCAAGCGGCAACAAAATTACTACTTGACCCCATGGGGCCGCGCATTGGTGCTATGGAACTGGAAGGTTGGGATACACATGTGGGCGGACATCACTACTCCCCGCGTTTTATCGCACTGCTTCAACGACTGGATCAGGTTATTGGTGTTCTCCAACGAGGTCTTGCCCCCGTATGGGACCAGACAGTGCTATGTATCATGACGGAGTTTGGCAGAACTGCCGAATTCAATGGAACAAAAGGGACTGATCACGGGGTGGGAACGCTGTCTATTCTCATTGGCGGCGCTGTGAAAGGGGGGCGTGTGCAAACGGACTGGCCCGGCCTTCGTAAAGAACAGCTTTTTGAGGGAAGAGACTTACTGCCTACAACTGATATTCGCAGTGTCTTTAAAGGTGTACTTGCAGATCATCTGGGCATTCCTGAGAAGCTTCTTGCCCAAACCGTATTCCCGCAAAGCAGAAATATCGCTCCAATGCGGGATACAATCTCATGA
- a CDS encoding DUF1800 domain-containing protein → MATDFNAFLAAKRFGLGATPYEISSYARDPQGSLLQQLARPKDALISPHQLLNNAEALKAFYAYRRKRDTFDKTIILTGKERSKALRERLGQPPREFTYKREVEARIFHASQTRSPFLERLVMFWSNHLCISVGKGQTVTTLAGPYERDVIRPNILGRFEDMLLASIQHPAMLNYLDNNRSIGPNSNYGRKSQRGLNENLAREILELHTLGVNGGYTQADIIAFAKTLSGWTYYSAKDKKSGQFRFLKTRHEPGPKIVLNKTYPPSGKKQAIAILKDLAKHPSTARFLSKKLVTYFLGEDPDEDLVSHLSSVYLSSNGNLMALTQAMITSAKMWAGLPHAFISPYEFLIATNRATGHVPNIKESVRMLRILGEETWSPPSPAGWPVGPNVWLAPDALLERIDWATRISRSIRIPKNILAHSNKILEPALSSQTRRTISRAESRQQAHALLLLSPEFQRR, encoded by the coding sequence ATGGCAACAGACTTTAATGCTTTTCTTGCTGCCAAACGCTTTGGATTAGGGGCCACCCCCTATGAGATTTCCAGTTATGCGCGGGATCCACAAGGAAGCCTTTTGCAACAACTGGCACGCCCAAAAGACGCTCTCATCTCTCCTCACCAGCTGTTAAACAACGCAGAAGCGCTCAAAGCCTTCTACGCATATCGCAGGAAACGCGATACCTTTGACAAAACAATAATTTTAACAGGTAAAGAAAGGTCAAAAGCCCTGCGGGAACGTCTTGGACAACCACCGCGGGAGTTTACCTATAAAAGAGAAGTGGAAGCCCGCATCTTCCATGCCTCGCAAACCCGCAGCCCGTTTTTGGAGCGGCTGGTTATGTTCTGGTCAAACCATCTTTGTATTTCCGTAGGTAAAGGCCAAACCGTAACCACCCTAGCGGGCCCTTATGAGCGGGATGTAATTCGCCCTAATATTTTAGGCCGCTTCGAAGATATGCTATTGGCCTCAATTCAACATCCAGCCATGCTGAATTATCTGGACAATAATCGTTCCATCGGCCCCAACTCCAATTATGGACGGAAATCCCAAAGAGGGCTCAACGAAAATCTCGCACGCGAGATCCTTGAACTTCATACCCTTGGGGTAAACGGCGGCTACACGCAGGCCGATATCATCGCCTTTGCAAAGACTTTAAGTGGCTGGACCTATTATTCAGCCAAGGATAAGAAATCAGGGCAATTCAGATTTCTTAAAACCCGCCATGAACCCGGCCCAAAAATAGTATTAAACAAGACCTACCCTCCTTCGGGAAAAAAACAGGCAATTGCGATATTGAAAGATCTCGCCAAGCATCCCTCAACGGCCCGTTTTCTATCTAAAAAGCTGGTTACTTACTTTCTAGGTGAGGATCCAGATGAAGACCTCGTTTCTCACCTGAGCTCGGTTTATTTATCTAGCAACGGCAATCTCATGGCTTTAACACAAGCGATGATTACATCTGCGAAAATGTGGGCGGGGCTGCCGCACGCCTTTATTTCCCCCTATGAGTTTTTGATCGCAACCAACAGGGCCACAGGGCATGTCCCCAATATCAAGGAAAGCGTGAGAATGCTCAGAATTTTGGGGGAAGAAACTTGGTCTCCCCCTTCCCCTGCGGGCTGGCCCGTAGGCCCGAATGTTTGGCTCGCACCTGATGCCCTTTTGGAACGGATTGACTGGGCAACCCGTATAAGCCGCAGTATACGCATTCCAAAAAACATTCTTGCCCATAGCAACAAAATTCTTGAACCCGCGTTGAGTTCCCAAACCCGAAGAACCATTAGCCGGGCAGAGTCCCGACAACAGGCCCATGCCCTACTTCTCTTAAGTCCAGAATTCCAAAGGAGATAA
- the soxR gene encoding redox-sensitive transcriptional activator SoxR yields the protein MRGTDLLTIGQMAERTGLSTSAIRFYEEKGLVTALRNSGGQRRFMRADIRRLSFILVAQEFGFTIAQISEQLARLPEGRAPNKADWTKLSNQFKTHLDERIAKMMELRKKLDSCIGCGCLSMRTCQLYNAGDAASHYGRGPRYILGDTPPEPATNKAK from the coding sequence ATGCGTGGAACAGACCTTTTAACCATTGGGCAAATGGCGGAGCGCACGGGTCTTTCAACCTCAGCCATCCGGTTTTATGAAGAGAAGGGGCTTGTCACTGCGCTGCGCAATTCTGGAGGTCAGCGTCGTTTTATGCGAGCCGACATCCGGCGCCTGTCGTTTATTCTTGTTGCGCAGGAATTCGGGTTCACAATTGCACAAATCAGCGAACAACTTGCCCGCTTACCAGAAGGGCGCGCCCCCAACAAGGCAGACTGGACCAAGCTCAGTAACCAGTTCAAAACACATCTGGACGAACGCATTGCAAAAATGATGGAGCTGAGAAAGAAACTCGATAGTTGCATAGGCTGCGGCTGCTTGTCCATGCGCACATGTCAGCTCTACAACGCTGGTGATGCCGCTTCCCACTACGGACGCGGCCCCCGCTATATTTTGGGAGACACCCCACCAGAACCTGCGACAAATAAGGCGAAGTAG
- a CDS encoding VOC family protein has product MASFLEHVNITVSDPDATANRLVDWFGWKVRWKGLARAGGTTIHVGNDESYLAVYSLGNSQDSTSDTYETKGGLNHVGVVVNDLDAVEKKVLDAGYNTRNHADYEPGKRFYFDDDDGIEFEIVSYA; this is encoded by the coding sequence ATGGCTAGTTTTTTAGAGCATGTAAATATCACCGTTTCAGATCCCGATGCCACTGCAAACCGTCTGGTGGACTGGTTTGGATGGAAGGTCCGCTGGAAAGGCCTTGCCAGAGCAGGAGGAACCACCATTCATGTGGGCAATGACGAGAGCTATCTGGCTGTTTACTCCCTTGGAAACTCACAGGATTCCACCAGTGATACCTATGAGACCAAAGGGGGCTTAAATCATGTAGGTGTTGTGGTGAATGATCTGGATGCAGTTGAGAAGAAGGTTTTAGACGCAGGGTACAATACCCGTAATCACGCTGATTATGAGCCGGGCAAACGCTTTTACTTTGATGATGATGACGGTATTGAGTTTGAAATTGTCAGTTACGCATAG